The DNA region TCATATTTCCAGAAATCCTTACGATCATTTTCCCCGTCATATCCCGTACCGAAGTAGCCAAAACCGTTCATTCCGAAAGCAATTGCACTTCTTCTTGCCGTAGAAGGCAAAGAAGCTATGGCCTGCCAAGAATTAGAATTAGGATTATAAGAGAAAAAATCCCCCAATTCATCCAATCCATCATATCCGGAACCAATATAACCTGTACCATCAATCTGAAAACCTACGGCGGCATTTCTAGCGCTTCCTATAAAATCTGCTTTCTGAGACCAGAAATCACCATCCATATCATAGGCCCATAAAGAAGTAAGGTAGTCATCCCCATCATACCCCACTCCAGAATACCCTATGTTACCAATAGTAAAAGTTGATGTGCCACTACGGGGGCTACCATCAAAAACAGACCTATCTACCCAGTTACCCAGATACTCATCATCGTCATCACTAGAACAACTTACCAATGAAAAAATCATTGTGCTAAAAATTGTTACCGTCCCTATATAGTACTTGAATCCTTTCATGCGCTTCTTCTATTTTGTTCGCCAGTTAATTTTCATCAAAACTAGAACACGGTTCCCACCCATGAAACCGAAATAGATGAAGCCACTTATTTAACACATGAACATGGCTTTTTAATCTACCAAAACCATTTTCTATTTAATAGCTAAAATTCAGGTATTCGTCTCATAACTATGGGGTTTGGTCTATTCTGGTTTTTATGCCCTTACCTGCACAATACATTTACGCTCAAATTATATGGATATGAAAATTACATTGGCCATCCTTGTTTGCCTATCACTCCTAGTTTCATGCAGTACCGATGCGGTTAACGATTCAGATTTTGAAGCAGGAGACATTTTTACCGATAGTGATATACGCGTGGTTCAACTAGATACCATGACCGTAGATTTTTCTACTATGAAGTTTGATAGTGTAGATACGTCACAGTCCGTTCGTATGCTCCTTGGCAAATACAAAGACCCGGTTTACGGAACAGTCAAAGGAGCAAGCTTTATGGAATTTATACCAAGTTCATATTTTATTGATACAGATGCCGAATTTGATAGTATAACTTTTATCCTTAGGCCGGACAACTACTATTATAACGATACACTACAATCTAGCACCCTTCATATTAAGGAGTTGAGTGAAGCCTTAAAACCGGAAGATGGAGTTAATTTTTATAATACCAGTACAATAGATTTTTATGAAGAGGATTTAGGTGAGCTCACCTATATCCCAAGACCACTCTCAACAGACTCCCTTGAAGTAAAACTCTTGGACACCTTTGGTTTTAGTCTATTTGATAATTTTCAGCAGAAAAAAATTACCACTTATGACGAGTATAGAAATTCCTATTACGGTATAACCATTCAACCGGATGATACCGATGATGGTCCTATAATAGGTTTTTCATTACTCTCCACCATGAGGCTTTATTACAGTATTGCAGGTGAAGAGGAGCGCACCCAGTCTTATACAGACTTCACAATTAATACTACAAGTTCACCCGTTCCATTTTTCAATCAGGTTTCTGCTGAGGAACCAAATGAATATTTAAAGTCATTAACTGACCAAGAAACGAACCTTCACAGCACGGAAACCGATAATCTAAGCTTTATACAATCTAGCATAGGCATTGCAACTAGATTAGAATTTCCTAATATAAAATCTGTATTTGACATTCAAGGAGAAGGCACCCTTCTTGATGCCTCCCTTAAAATTTCGCCTTCGGTTAATAGTTATGACGACTTATTGACCTTAAGAGATACGCTATCTGTATTCGTGGTCGACCAAAACAACGAGCTTACCAGTCAATTGTTTTCAACAGATGGCAGTGTAGCACAGGCAATTTTGAACCGTAGCAATCAAGAGTTTAATGACATCTATTACGAGTTGCCCTTAAGTGGTTATTTAGAGGGATTGATTTCTACTGACCAAGAATCATCCGACGCCCTGATTCTATTACCAAGCGATTACAATTCGACTGTGGACCGTTTTGTTCTCAATACAGATATAAACTCTCAAAGTACCACACTTGAACTTACTTATGCGATTTATGACGAAGATGAATAATGCTTTACTGTTTTCCGTGTTTATACTTTTAATCCACGTGTCGGCACAAGCACAATCCGAAGGTTTAACCAGCTCTCCATATTCATTATATGGCCTTGGAGCTATAAACCAATCTAGCATTGGGCGTACCAACGGTATGGGGTATACTGGAATCGGCCTTAAAACTTCAAACCAAATAAACAATCTAAACCCCGCAAACTTTGCTTTGATTCCTAAGGGCTCATTTTTTTATGATGTTGGAATAAAAGCCGAATACAATCAATATAGCAACAAAGCGGATAGCGAAACAAAAACAACCTTTAACTTCTCCAATTTAGCCATGGCCTTTAGGGTAGCTGAAGGATTGGGCGCAGGAATCTCTCTTGTACCCTACAGCGAAATGGGGTACTCACTTATTGGAATTACATCTAATATTGAAGGAACGGAAGAAACCTTTGAAAGTAACGTAAACGGAATTGGAGGTTTAAGCGAGCTTAAGTTTAATTTAGGATACAGCGTTATGCCAAATTTCAGATTTGGCGCCAATGCCTCCATACTCTTTGGCAACATTGAAGAAAGTGAAGCTTTTGTTCTAAATCAAAGTACATTTAGCTCTGAGGAAACCACAAACTATTCCGGTATTCGCTTTGGACTAGGTATGCAGTTTGATGTGACCGATAATTTTACTATTGGTAGCACCGTTCAATTTCCTACAAGCTTAAAGGGTAACATAAAACGTTCCATCACCAAAAGCTTAGATGGCACGGAAATTACCGTAGAAGATGGGGCAAGTGATACTTCCGAAAATTTCAGCATGCCTCTAGAAGTAGGCTTAGGTATAAGTACAAACATCTTTGATTCCTTTACCGTGAGTGCAGACT from Zobellia alginiliquefaciens includes:
- a CDS encoding DUF4270 family protein; the encoded protein is MKITLAILVCLSLLVSCSTDAVNDSDFEAGDIFTDSDIRVVQLDTMTVDFSTMKFDSVDTSQSVRMLLGKYKDPVYGTVKGASFMEFIPSSYFIDTDAEFDSITFILRPDNYYYNDTLQSSTLHIKELSEALKPEDGVNFYNTSTIDFYEEDLGELTYIPRPLSTDSLEVKLLDTFGFSLFDNFQQKKITTYDEYRNSYYGITIQPDDTDDGPIIGFSLLSTMRLYYSIAGEEERTQSYTDFTINTTSSPVPFFNQVSAEEPNEYLKSLTDQETNLHSTETDNLSFIQSSIGIATRLEFPNIKSVFDIQGEGTLLDASLKISPSVNSYDDLLTLRDTLSVFVVDQNNELTSQLFSTDGSVAQAILNRSNQEFNDIYYELPLSGYLEGLISTDQESSDALILLPSDYNSTVDRFVLNTDINSQSTTLELTYAIYDEDE
- a CDS encoding Kelch repeat-containing protein, translated to MKGFKYYIGTVTIFSTMIFSLVSCSSDDDDEYLGNWVDRSVFDGSPRSGTSTFTIGNIGYSGVGYDGDDYLTSLWAYDMDGDFWSQKADFIGSARNAAVGFQIDGTGYIGSGYDGLDELGDFFSYNPNSNSWQAIASLPSTARRSAIAFGMNGFGYFGTGYDGENDRKDFWKYDPNTDSWSELVGFGGDKRRAATTFTIGDQVYLGTGVSNGIYLNDFWAFDAATESWTKKLDLDEEDDYSIVRSNAVGFTLNGYGYIACGLSGGTLGSVWQYDPSTDDWELKTSFEGTTRQDGVAFSNGSRAVVGLGRTGSLYLDDLYEFLPFDEYDDED
- a CDS encoding OmpP1/FadL family transporter, giving the protein MTKMNNALLFSVFILLIHVSAQAQSEGLTSSPYSLYGLGAINQSSIGRTNGMGYTGIGLKTSNQINNLNPANFALIPKGSFFYDVGIKAEYNQYSNKADSETKTTFNFSNLAMAFRVAEGLGAGISLVPYSEMGYSLIGITSNIEGTEETFESNVNGIGGLSELKFNLGYSVMPNFRFGANASILFGNIEESEAFVLNQSTFSSEETTNYSGIRFGLGMQFDVTDNFTIGSTVQFPTSLKGNIKRSITKSLDGTEITVEDGASDTSENFSMPLEVGLGISTNIFDSFTVSADYKKNYWDATGQTESLGSYADQDIYAIGLEYVKNPTSYKYADRIRYRTGFNYDNGYLAINGQKVDGYNLTAGIGIPIGQGQKSMMNLSYSYGSKGQIQNILIKENFHLLTLNFSLEDLWFQKRKIN